From the genome of Leptospira andrefontaineae, one region includes:
- the carB gene encoding carbamoyl-phosphate synthase large subunit, translating to MPKREDLRSVLILGSGPIVIGQACEFDYSGTQAAKALREKGIRVILLNSNPATIMTDPDLADATYVEPLTVAVVQKILEKEKPDAILPTVGGQTALNLALACHNAGILEKYNVELIGAKIDAIKKAEDRELFKKAMEKIGVKVPRSGLVTNLKEAAEIKAQIGLPLIVRPAFTLGGTGGGIAYDEETFDEVVGKGLKASPISQVLLEQSVLGWKEFELEVMRDLADNVVIICSIENIDPMGVHTGDSITVAPQQTLSDKEYQNLRDMSISIIREIGVETGGSNIQFAVNPENGDVIVIEMNPRVSRSSALASKATGFPIAKIAALLSIGYSLDEIKNDITRVTPASFEPSIDYVVTKIPRFAFEKFPGTDDTLGVQMKAVGEAMAIGRTFKESFQKAMRSLEIDRFGFGSDGNFAELVEFHTLSVPQRKERIDSFLRRPNDKRIFYVKKALEEGYSVEQIHNLSKIDPWFLYQFEDLQNLENEFVQKGNSVLGKLKKAGFANRQLAFLSKKAEIEKILSSSQTPDKKKAEIGSVLRKEEKNLEEVLESSKIEPIYKRIDTCAGEFEAYTPYFYSSYDEEDETNVTSKKSVIILGGGPNRIGQGIEFDYCCCHASFALQDLGVESIMVNSNPETVSTDYDTSDRLYFEPLTLEDVIQIYKKEKPDGVIIQFGGQTPLKLAKDLESRGVPILGTSPDSIDRAEDRKRFAEVLEKLKLISPKNGIATSMEEARKIANHITYPVLVRPSYVLGGRAMLIISEEKELDKYMEKAEEISEDRPLLIDSFLEDAVEVDVDALCDGKDVFIAGIMEHIEEAGIHSGDSACVLPPQSLSKKVLDDIRSATRALALELQVKGLINIQYAVKEEVVYVIEVNPRASRTVPFVSKALGHPIVKYATRIMMGETLKQLPLPKEMAFPTVNVKEAVLPFNKFPGVDTILGPEMRSTGEVMGIADTAGEAFLKSQYMAGEELPSQGTVFVSVNDKDKKDLLKYIKDLSDLGFILIATEGTHKFLSENGILSSKINKVYDNQFPTALDYIRENKIHLILNTPLSRVTRDDSFAIRQAAIRYKIPCLTTASAAKALIKGMVEMTDKGFTIRSLQEIHSPK from the coding sequence ATGCCCAAAAGGGAAGATCTCCGCTCCGTTCTGATCCTGGGATCCGGGCCGATCGTTATCGGCCAAGCCTGCGAATTCGACTATTCCGGCACCCAGGCCGCCAAAGCCCTTCGAGAAAAAGGAATTCGAGTCATTCTTCTCAATTCCAATCCTGCTACTATCATGACTGATCCAGATCTTGCGGATGCCACTTATGTGGAACCACTGACTGTTGCAGTCGTCCAAAAAATTTTGGAAAAAGAAAAGCCGGATGCGATCCTACCAACTGTAGGAGGTCAAACAGCATTAAACCTGGCATTGGCCTGCCATAACGCTGGAATATTAGAAAAATATAATGTAGAACTCATCGGTGCCAAAATAGACGCGATCAAAAAGGCGGAAGATAGAGAACTTTTTAAAAAAGCAATGGAGAAGATCGGGGTCAAAGTTCCTCGTTCCGGGCTAGTAACGAATCTAAAAGAAGCGGCAGAGATCAAGGCTCAGATTGGACTTCCCCTGATCGTAAGACCTGCATTCACTCTGGGCGGAACCGGAGGAGGGATCGCTTATGACGAAGAAACCTTCGACGAAGTGGTTGGAAAGGGCCTTAAGGCTTCTCCTATCAGCCAGGTATTATTAGAACAATCCGTTCTTGGTTGGAAAGAATTCGAGTTAGAGGTGATGAGAGACCTCGCCGATAACGTAGTAATCATTTGTTCTATCGAAAATATAGATCCAATGGGTGTTCATACTGGCGATTCTATCACTGTTGCTCCTCAGCAGACACTTTCCGATAAGGAATACCAAAATTTAAGAGATATGTCCATCAGTATCATCCGTGAGATCGGAGTGGAAACCGGTGGATCCAATATCCAATTCGCAGTAAACCCTGAAAACGGCGATGTGATCGTGATCGAGATGAACCCTCGTGTTTCCAGATCTTCTGCACTTGCTTCAAAAGCAACAGGATTCCCTATCGCAAAGATCGCAGCGTTACTCTCCATTGGATATTCCTTGGATGAGATCAAAAACGATATTACAAGAGTTACTCCAGCTTCTTTCGAACCATCTATTGATTATGTGGTGACAAAGATTCCAAGATTTGCTTTCGAGAAGTTCCCAGGCACGGACGATACTCTTGGGGTTCAGATGAAAGCTGTGGGAGAAGCCATGGCAATCGGAAGGACTTTCAAAGAAAGTTTCCAGAAGGCAATGCGCTCTCTTGAAATTGATCGATTCGGTTTCGGTTCCGACGGAAATTTTGCTGAACTAGTCGAATTCCATACATTATCCGTTCCTCAAAGAAAAGAAAGGATAGATTCATTCTTACGCAGACCGAACGATAAACGTATCTTCTATGTTAAAAAAGCATTGGAAGAAGGTTATAGTGTAGAGCAGATCCATAACCTTTCCAAAATAGATCCTTGGTTCTTATATCAATTCGAAGATCTACAGAATTTAGAAAACGAATTTGTACAAAAAGGGAATTCCGTTTTAGGAAAACTGAAAAAAGCAGGATTTGCCAATAGACAGTTAGCTTTCCTTTCTAAAAAAGCGGAGATAGAAAAGATACTCTCTTCTTCCCAAACTCCTGATAAGAAAAAAGCAGAGATAGGTTCCGTTCTCAGAAAAGAAGAAAAAAACCTGGAAGAAGTATTAGAATCTTCTAAAATAGAGCCTATCTATAAGAGGATCGATACTTGTGCCGGAGAATTCGAAGCTTATACTCCTTATTTTTATTCTTCTTACGATGAAGAAGACGAAACGAACGTAACTTCTAAAAAATCAGTTATCATTTTGGGCGGTGGACCTAATAGGATCGGACAAGGGATAGAGTTCGATTATTGCTGCTGCCACGCTTCCTTCGCACTACAAGACCTGGGAGTGGAATCCATCATGGTGAATTCCAACCCGGAAACAGTTTCTACAGACTACGATACTTCTGACAGATTATACTTCGAACCTCTTACCTTAGAGGATGTAATTCAGATCTACAAAAAAGAAAAACCGGATGGGGTTATCATCCAATTCGGTGGACAAACACCTCTCAAACTTGCAAAAGATCTGGAAAGTAGGGGAGTTCCAATTTTAGGAACAAGCCCTGATTCCATAGATAGGGCGGAAGACAGAAAACGATTCGCAGAAGTATTAGAAAAACTGAAATTGATCTCTCCTAAGAACGGAATAGCTACTTCTATGGAAGAAGCTAGAAAGATCGCAAATCATATCACTTATCCGGTGCTTGTTCGCCCAAGTTATGTATTGGGTGGAAGAGCAATGCTTATCATCAGCGAAGAAAAAGAGCTGGATAAGTATATGGAGAAGGCCGAAGAAATTTCAGAAGATAGACCACTTCTGATAGATTCCTTTTTAGAAGACGCTGTAGAAGTGGACGTAGATGCACTTTGCGATGGTAAAGATGTATTTATCGCAGGGATCATGGAGCATATTGAAGAAGCTGGGATCCATTCAGGAGATTCAGCATGCGTTCTTCCTCCTCAGTCCTTGTCCAAAAAAGTATTAGATGATATCAGAAGCGCCACAAGAGCACTTGCATTAGAATTACAAGTCAAGGGTCTGATCAATATCCAATATGCTGTTAAGGAAGAAGTAGTGTATGTGATCGAGGTAAACCCTCGCGCTTCCAGAACGGTTCCTTTCGTATCCAAGGCTCTTGGACATCCTATTGTAAAATATGCTACTCGTATCATGATGGGGGAGACATTAAAACAACTTCCTCTTCCTAAAGAAATGGCATTTCCGACAGTAAACGTGAAGGAAGCAGTATTACCTTTTAATAAATTCCCTGGAGTGGATACGATCCTCGGACCTGAAATGAGATCCACAGGAGAGGTGATGGGAATCGCCGACACTGCCGGAGAAGCATTCTTAAAATCCCAGTATATGGCTGGAGAAGAACTTCCTTCTCAGGGAACTGTATTCGTTTCTGTAAATGATAAGGACAAAAAAGATCTACTGAAGTATATCAAGGATCTTTCTGATCTAGGATTCATTTTGATCGCTACGGAAGGAACCCATAAGTTCTTATCCGAAAACGGAATACTTTCTTCTAAGATCAATAAGGTATATGATAACCAGTTCCCTACTGCATTGGATTATATCCGCGAAAACAAGATCCATCTTATACTGAACACCCCTCTTAGTAGAGTAACCAGGGATGATAGTTTTGCGATTCGCCAAGCAGCGATCCGCTATAAGATCCCTTGTTTGACCACCGCAAGTGCAGCCAAGGCTTTAATCAAAGGAATGGTGGAGATGACAGATAAAGGTTTCACTATTCGTTCTTTGCAAGAGATCCATAGTCCTAAGTAA
- a CDS encoding LIC12806 family lipoprotein yields the protein MKYSFSLLFILILGCGVKPVPPPAGKFCEPMLKNTQCVYLDFRNAKAILEEKEYPMKSTSTLNFSYKVDEVFYEVEVLNENRVRITGTNGFQKTLLKLKDKDERKKEYAKLWKAIKDLF from the coding sequence ATGAAATATTCTTTTTCGCTTCTATTTATATTAATTTTAGGCTGTGGAGTTAAACCAGTCCCTCCTCCTGCAGGAAAATTCTGCGAACCTATGCTCAAAAACACACAATGTGTATACCTGGACTTCAGGAATGCAAAGGCTATCTTAGAAGAAAAAGAATATCCAATGAAGTCCACGAGCACTTTGAATTTTTCCTATAAAGTGGACGAAGTCTTCTACGAAGTAGAAGTTCTAAATGAAAACCGCGTAAGGATCACCGGCACAAACGGATTCCAAAAGACATTATTAAAATTAAAAGATAAAGACGAGAGAAAAAAAGAATACGCCAAACTTTGGAAGGCGATTAAAGATCTGTTTTAA
- a CDS encoding RsmD family RNA methyltransferase encodes MKPGKKSKGSKGLRIQTGELKGRLIPSPVSPEGKSNFTPAIIKKSLFDIIESLQLQGRLNLEDAAFVDLFAGSGQMGIESLSRGFARAVFLELAWDRFESLKGVLDKLGKPHLVLRKDAFRFYSGFDIPEKTKVYFMDPPYSFWDKKTEKLKNVVEEIAQNEPGVAAIIVQSPLPLNWEGFTPRSFGRNTLNVRVLA; translated from the coding sequence ATGAAACCTGGAAAAAAATCAAAGGGTTCAAAGGGTTTAAGGATCCAGACCGGGGAATTAAAAGGGAGATTGATCCCTTCTCCAGTGAGTCCTGAGGGTAAGAGTAATTTTACTCCTGCGATCATTAAAAAATCATTATTTGATATCATCGAATCTTTGCAGTTGCAAGGCCGTTTGAATTTAGAAGACGCTGCGTTTGTGGATCTGTTTGCCGGTTCCGGTCAAATGGGGATCGAATCACTGAGTAGAGGTTTTGCTAGAGCCGTGTTTTTGGAACTTGCCTGGGACAGGTTTGAAAGCCTAAAAGGTGTTTTAGATAAATTAGGAAAACCTCATTTAGTTTTACGTAAAGACGCTTTCAGATTCTATTCCGGTTTTGATATTCCTGAAAAAACAAAAGTGTATTTTATGGACCCTCCTTATTCTTTTTGGGACAAGAAGACAGAAAAGTTGAAAAACGTAGTAGAAGAGATTGCCCAAAACGAACCGGGTGTGGCGGCTATTATTGTCCAGTCTCCTCTTCCTTTGAACTGGGAAGGATTTACTCCTCGTTCTTTCGGAAGGAATACTTTGAATGTCAGAGTTCTGGCTTAA
- a CDS encoding sulfatase family protein has translation MSEFWLKFKSLIRSEWTSGNPWIHSGVFVFVLTLLCLLTNTSLHVMGVDISEFIPLFYGLIPLLLRDLGGVFVSSYAFFVGTAILFLGPDFSEWKHGKRIRIYNIYLILSSVLFLLFCGSVSEYPQVYGEFFYYRHSWMVGILYFITDHFSPFFFKFVLFLFLAIQVIRTGLSFWKSKYYESLVRYSIFIILFYSFHLLGSAWGVLVASAFYSFDIQFSRSKKSLVFVTVALLGFGFSFFTRVHEKKEVSKDTLEHSSNTNVLIISADSIRQDQLGFVKGEKDKTPNIDQLASESLVFLDHHSTIPRTFPSWADFLSGKYSFEHGIQDMFPDKEDRSKLGNVVATLPGILGKSHRTFVVSSFAGDIFPRANWGFQNVDAPNFSAETLTQQRTIESQVFFLPVLTGTFFGGGEYLSSIRSLPSLGDDSRILPDLFSVFDKKDRPFFALYFSSVTHFPYSPPYPFYKNTDPNYYGPSKYFRFVDPSNSEKPDKKEQEQIRSIYSASLTAFDFSVGKILEELKRRSLYDDTLIILTSDHGESLFEEDHSHGHGEHLRGEGVTKIPLIIKFPKSFERKEVRNFKGITTSLDVFPTILSVVGVPTSSELFLRGKDLTKLPKADTWAEDRFVYSETGIWFSDRGDHFFQKDRIRYPNILELHTIDPNDGNSVTVSDPYAKETILFSKHRMLQTRTKKLIYIPSPNGVLYSCYDRISDPWNTKPLPASSCGDLQRKLELLLIGSGKWKKAGDYFLPKSEP, from the coding sequence ATGTCAGAGTTCTGGCTTAAATTCAAAAGCCTAATACGATCAGAATGGACCTCCGGAAATCCTTGGATCCATTCCGGAGTTTTCGTATTTGTTCTGACTCTTCTTTGTCTTCTTACCAATACTTCTTTGCATGTAATGGGAGTGGATATCAGTGAATTTATTCCTCTTTTTTACGGATTGATCCCTTTATTGTTGAGGGACTTAGGCGGAGTATTCGTTTCTTCTTATGCTTTTTTTGTGGGGACAGCGATCTTATTTTTAGGTCCTGATTTTTCGGAATGGAAACATGGAAAGAGGATTAGGATATATAATATTTATCTAATTCTATCTTCTGTTTTGTTTCTTTTATTCTGTGGCTCTGTTTCTGAATATCCGCAAGTATATGGAGAATTTTTCTATTATAGACATTCTTGGATGGTCGGGATACTATATTTTATTACGGATCATTTTTCCCCCTTCTTCTTTAAATTCGTTCTGTTTTTATTTTTAGCCATCCAGGTGATCCGAACTGGACTCTCCTTTTGGAAATCTAAATATTACGAGTCTCTGGTTAGATATTCTATTTTTATAATATTATTCTATTCCTTTCATCTTCTCGGGTCTGCCTGGGGAGTTTTGGTTGCTTCGGCATTTTATTCCTTCGATATTCAATTTTCCCGTTCTAAGAAAAGTTTAGTCTTTGTTACTGTCGCACTTTTGGGTTTTGGATTTTCATTTTTTACTAGAGTTCATGAAAAGAAAGAAGTATCGAAAGATACTTTAGAACATTCTTCTAATACGAATGTTCTTATCATTTCTGCTGACAGTATCCGCCAAGACCAATTAGGATTTGTAAAAGGGGAGAAGGATAAAACCCCGAATATAGATCAATTAGCTTCCGAGTCCCTTGTGTTTTTGGACCATCATTCCACGATCCCTAGGACATTTCCTTCTTGGGCGGACTTCCTAAGTGGAAAATATTCTTTTGAACATGGGATCCAGGATATGTTCCCGGATAAGGAAGATCGTTCAAAATTAGGGAATGTGGTGGCTACGCTTCCGGGTATTTTAGGTAAATCTCATAGAACGTTTGTGGTTTCTTCTTTTGCGGGAGATATTTTTCCAAGAGCGAATTGGGGATTTCAAAATGTAGATGCTCCGAATTTTAGTGCGGAGACATTAACACAACAAAGAACGATTGAGTCTCAGGTTTTCTTTCTTCCAGTTTTGACCGGAACTTTTTTTGGAGGAGGGGAATATCTTTCTTCTATCAGATCTCTTCCAAGCCTGGGGGATGATTCGCGGATCTTGCCCGATCTATTTTCTGTATTTGATAAAAAGGATCGTCCATTTTTTGCCCTTTATTTTTCTTCAGTAACTCATTTTCCATATAGTCCACCTTATCCTTTTTATAAGAATACTGATCCTAACTATTATGGACCTTCTAAATATTTCCGTTTCGTGGATCCGAGTAATTCGGAGAAACCTGATAAAAAAGAGCAGGAGCAAATTCGTTCTATATATTCTGCCTCATTGACTGCTTTCGATTTTTCCGTCGGGAAAATTTTGGAAGAACTGAAAAGAAGAAGTTTATATGACGACACACTTATCATTCTCACTTCCGATCACGGAGAATCCTTGTTCGAAGAGGATCATAGCCATGGTCACGGAGAACATTTGAGAGGGGAGGGTGTTACCAAGATCCCTCTTATCATCAAGTTTCCTAAATCTTTTGAGAGAAAAGAAGTCCGCAATTTTAAAGGGATCACAACTTCCTTGGATGTATTCCCTACGATCTTATCTGTTGTAGGAGTTCCTACAAGTTCCGAGCTTTTTTTGCGAGGGAAGGATCTGACCAAACTTCCAAAGGCGGATACTTGGGCTGAGGATCGGTTTGTGTATTCTGAGACTGGGATTTGGTTTTCGGATCGAGGAGATCATTTTTTCCAGAAAGATAGGATCCGTTATCCGAATATCCTAGAACTTCATACGATCGATCCGAATGACGGAAATAGTGTGACTGTGTCCGATCCATATGCAAAGGAAACCATTCTTTTTTCCAAACATAGAATGCTCCAAACCAGGACCAAAAAGCTCATCTATATTCCGAGTCCAAATGGTGTGTTGTATTCCTGTTACGATAGGATTTCCGATCCTTGGAATACGAAACCACTTCCGGCTTCTTCTTGTGGAGATTTGCAGCGTAAGTTGGAACTCCTACTGATCGGTTCCGGGAAATGGAAGAAGGCGGGAGACTATTTCCTCCCAAAATCGGAACCTTGA
- a CDS encoding adenylate/guanylate cyclase domain-containing protein translates to MSDSGRPTRFFIFGILICFLSFSACAEVKGKERPKAENGTLDLSNWDFEKDGTVELNGDWRYYWKELIPPKNFQEDLVSDPSGFIPIPDVWNGHLLKGEPLPAIGYITYHLRLYLPEHTPDLAIRIDDGQGSAYSLYWNGKLVAYNGHPGTSPEEESPEYLAQTSSVPHSKQVDLVMYISNHYHRNGGFQMPILLGDSSKIFSARDRNRMTNAFLAGSLLIMGLYHMGLFLFRKKEMEILWFSLTCLAITSRVLTSGERFIGETFRNVPWNIFIRVEYLSFYLGVPFMAMFMRTLYPSQFRRTSMIVILTLSVPPILSIIVLPPALFSYTLPYYQALIVIGGIYGMVMLAIAIFKGLQGAKLMLLGLGIFFAAVLNDFIFYQFHVGPGYLTPAGLFLLTFADAALLGRRIATAFNTSEELSVNLEKKVVERTKELAEERDRTDLLLLNILPKPVAEELKSKGSVTPVYYESASILFTDFVGFTKIAAEMVPKDLVEDLHNCFSEFDSIVSRLGLEKLKTIGDSYMCAGGIPNTNFTHAVDNCLAGLEFLRFMNKTAESKSEMGLPFWELRVGVHTGPVTSGVIGSNKFAYDVWGDAVNLASRMESSGKPGHLNVSGSTYELVKDFFVCEHRGKIQAKGKGEVDMYFVSSIRSELSIDAKGISPNEKFETLRNELNLKLSAV, encoded by the coding sequence ATGAGTGATTCAGGTCGTCCAACTCGTTTTTTTATTTTCGGAATTCTGATTTGTTTTTTATCCTTCTCCGCTTGTGCTGAAGTAAAAGGTAAAGAAAGGCCCAAGGCAGAAAATGGAACCTTAGATCTAAGTAACTGGGATTTTGAAAAAGATGGGACAGTAGAATTAAACGGAGACTGGAGATATTATTGGAAGGAACTCATTCCTCCTAAAAATTTCCAAGAAGATCTGGTTTCAGATCCAAGCGGATTTATACCGATTCCAGATGTATGGAACGGCCATCTTTTAAAAGGAGAACCTTTACCCGCAATCGGATACATCACCTATCACCTAAGATTATATCTTCCTGAACATACTCCCGATCTCGCGATACGAATAGACGATGGCCAAGGTTCCGCATATTCTTTATATTGGAACGGCAAGTTAGTCGCTTATAATGGGCATCCTGGTACTTCTCCAGAAGAAGAAAGTCCTGAATATCTTGCTCAAACCAGTTCTGTTCCTCATTCCAAACAAGTGGATCTAGTGATGTATATTTCGAATCACTACCATAGGAATGGCGGATTTCAAATGCCGATCTTACTTGGAGATTCTTCTAAAATTTTCTCTGCAAGAGATCGGAACAGGATGACTAACGCGTTTTTGGCAGGATCTTTGCTGATCATGGGCTTATATCATATGGGCCTATTTTTATTTCGTAAAAAAGAAATGGAGATCCTTTGGTTCTCTCTTACCTGTCTTGCTATCACTTCCAGAGTACTTACAAGCGGTGAAAGATTTATAGGAGAAACATTCAGGAATGTCCCTTGGAATATCTTTATCAGGGTAGAATATCTCTCCTTTTATTTAGGAGTCCCCTTTATGGCTATGTTCATGAGGACTTTGTATCCTTCTCAGTTCAGAAGGACATCCATGATTGTCATTTTAACGTTATCCGTTCCTCCAATTCTTTCAATTATAGTACTTCCTCCCGCGCTTTTCAGCTACACACTTCCTTATTACCAAGCATTGATCGTAATCGGTGGAATATATGGTATGGTCATGTTAGCCATAGCTATATTCAAAGGATTACAGGGCGCGAAACTGATGTTACTCGGCTTAGGAATATTCTTTGCAGCCGTTCTGAATGATTTTATTTTTTATCAATTTCATGTCGGACCTGGCTATCTAACTCCTGCAGGTCTATTCTTATTGACGTTTGCTGATGCAGCTTTATTGGGTAGAAGGATCGCAACTGCATTTAACACCAGCGAAGAATTATCAGTCAATCTGGAGAAAAAGGTAGTAGAAAGAACAAAAGAACTCGCGGAAGAAAGGGACCGAACAGATCTATTATTACTGAACATTCTTCCTAAACCTGTAGCAGAAGAATTAAAATCCAAAGGATCAGTCACTCCTGTTTATTACGAATCGGCGAGTATACTATTCACAGACTTTGTGGGATTTACTAAAATTGCAGCAGAGATGGTTCCAAAAGATCTGGTAGAAGATCTACATAATTGTTTTTCTGAATTCGATTCTATCGTATCCCGTTTAGGCTTAGAAAAACTGAAAACGATCGGCGATTCTTATATGTGTGCAGGAGGAATCCCAAATACGAATTTCACTCATGCAGTGGATAACTGCTTAGCCGGTCTGGAATTTTTAAGATTCATGAATAAAACTGCAGAATCCAAATCAGAAATGGGACTTCCTTTCTGGGAATTAAGAGTAGGAGTTCATACAGGACCAGTGACCTCCGGAGTAATAGGTTCCAATAAATTCGCTTATGACGTTTGGGGAGATGCAGTCAATCTTGCGAGCAGAATGGAATCCTCAGGTAAACCAGGGCATCTAAATGTGTCCGGTTCCACTTACGAACTAGTAAAAGATTTTTTTGTATGCGAGCATAGAGGAAAGATCCAAGCAAAAGGAAAGGGAGAAGTGGATATGTACTTCGTAAGTTCAATTCGCTCTGAACTTTCCATAGATGCAAAAGGAATTTCCCCGAACGAAAAATTCGAAACTTTAAGAAATGAATTAAATCTGAAACTAAGTGCCGTTTGA
- the ruvB gene encoding Holliday junction branch migration DNA helicase RuvB, translating into MLAGHTLNPEDKFDDEISLRPSLFSEFIGQKEILSNLGVFVGAAKKRGQALDHVLLSGPPGLGKTTLAGIISQELGTRIVVTSAPVLTRGADLAKLLTDLEERDILFIDEIHSLGRKVEEILYPAMENFMIDLLVGEGITAQTIQIKLKPFTLIGATTRSGLISDPLKSRFGIHFRLEYYDDAEMKDIVLRSSKILGYEIEENAAFEIGRRSRKTPRIANHLLKRVRDFAEVKGEKKIRIPSCEEAFSRLGIDELGLDRMDRQILECMIDRYKGGPVGLKPIAAVIGEEERTLEDHYESYMVRVGLINRTSSGRVATEKAYKLMDRVPPAFGKRIEEDAAPGLF; encoded by the coding sequence ATTTTGGCAGGACATACCTTAAATCCGGAGGATAAATTTGACGATGAGATATCTCTTCGTCCCTCCTTATTCTCCGAGTTTATAGGACAAAAAGAGATCCTGTCCAATCTAGGCGTCTTCGTAGGAGCCGCCAAAAAAAGAGGCCAGGCCCTGGATCATGTGCTTTTATCCGGGCCACCTGGTCTAGGCAAGACAACACTTGCAGGTATCATTTCCCAAGAACTTGGGACTAGGATCGTAGTAACTTCTGCCCCAGTACTAACAAGAGGGGCAGACCTTGCAAAATTACTCACAGATCTTGAAGAAAGAGATATATTATTTATAGATGAAATACATTCCCTAGGCCGCAAGGTAGAAGAGATCTTATACCCTGCGATGGAAAATTTCATGATCGATCTTCTTGTGGGGGAAGGGATCACTGCTCAAACCATCCAGATCAAATTAAAACCATTTACTCTGATCGGAGCCACTACTCGTAGCGGACTCATCTCCGATCCACTCAAGAGTAGATTTGGGATCCATTTCCGATTGGAATATTACGACGATGCTGAAATGAAAGATATCGTCCTTCGATCCTCCAAGATCCTCGGTTACGAGATAGAAGAGAACGCTGCATTCGAGATAGGAAGAAGATCCAGAAAAACTCCGAGGATCGCAAACCATCTTCTTAAAAGAGTGAGGGACTTTGCAGAGGTAAAGGGAGAAAAAAAAATCCGAATTCCCTCCTGTGAAGAGGCATTTTCCCGTCTAGGAATAGACGAATTGGGGCTGGATAGAATGGACCGACAGATCTTAGAATGTATGATCGATCGGTACAAGGGTGGACCAGTCGGCTTGAAGCCAATTGCCGCAGTAATTGGAGAGGAAGAAAGGACTTTGGAAGACCATTACGAGTCCTATATGGTAAGAGTTGGCTTGATCAATAGAACCTCCTCCGGTAGAGTTGCCACAGAGAAGGCTTATAAGCTGATGGACAGAGTCCCTCCGGCTTTTGGCAAAAGAATAGAAGAAGATGCGGCTCCCGGCCTTTTTTAA
- a CDS encoding energy transducer TonB family protein, with the protein MRLPAFFKSEIDNTGDLGEDDRRLLFAAFFVFAFASFLVAHLFTRNILFKILGEDPIVQVKERAEREKIYEVLLEQEFVDKRIKDEYKALSNVESAGSGGITKEKGFHTLSPFREFVMGNIFRNPSKASPQNSQKKTEEEKVYEVAILKQDPVEFTNPNEQTPEQTPATGRMTKIPFNYRFQQDMLFRWDGSSSMSVPTKKLVGYEYFKRMLRQIEQSFSPPGGGNFGYRDGAGTVIREAIEPGEAKVQFLLNDAGQVIDTKLISSQGQSLVDQSCVDALRGQNFGRVPEEVKAQGMIYGITFIFPRIYRR; encoded by the coding sequence ATGCGGCTCCCGGCCTTTTTTAAAAGCGAAATAGATAACACAGGAGATTTAGGAGAAGACGATCGTCGCCTTCTATTTGCCGCATTTTTCGTATTTGCATTCGCTTCTTTCTTAGTAGCTCACTTATTCACTCGCAATATTCTATTTAAGATCTTGGGAGAAGACCCAATCGTTCAGGTAAAAGAAAGAGCAGAACGAGAAAAAATTTACGAAGTACTATTAGAACAAGAGTTCGTAGACAAAAGGATTAAGGACGAATATAAAGCACTGTCTAACGTAGAGTCTGCAGGTTCCGGCGGGATCACAAAGGAAAAAGGATTTCATACACTTTCTCCTTTCCGGGAATTTGTGATGGGAAATATTTTCAGAAATCCATCCAAAGCAAGCCCTCAAAATTCCCAAAAGAAAACGGAAGAAGAAAAAGTATACGAAGTCGCTATCCTAAAACAGGATCCGGTAGAATTCACAAATCCTAACGAACAAACTCCGGAGCAAACTCCAGCTACCGGAAGAATGACCAAGATCCCATTCAATTATCGATTCCAACAGGATATGTTATTTCGTTGGGACGGAAGTTCTTCTATGAGTGTTCCTACTAAGAAGCTCGTGGGTTACGAATATTTCAAAAGAATGCTTCGCCAGATTGAGCAGAGTTTTTCTCCTCCTGGTGGAGGAAATTTCGGATATCGTGACGGTGCAGGAACTGTTATCAGAGAAGCAATCGAACCTGGAGAAGCAAAAGTACAATTTTTGCTAAACGACGCGGGTCAGGTTATAGATACAAAACTTATCTCTTCCCAAGGGCAATCTCTTGTGGATCAATCCTGTGTGGACGCGCTTAGAGGACAAAACTTCGGAAGAGTCCCTGAAGAAGTAAAAGCCCAAGGAATGATCTACGGAATTACTTTTATCTTCCCTCGTATTTACAGAAGATAA